The Prochlorococcus marinus str. MIT 9301 genome window below encodes:
- a CDS encoding AAA family ATPase, producing the protein MNSWCRNLELLIKSRTSIIWIRTKEEERLEKLVDLSCERLNIKRFVRWDCVSGIKGLINEEGKFSNNPLGVLNWLKEQSSEVSIVLLLKDFHKFYDDPSINRTIKELSSALKKTSHNLIISSHLFPSSEELDELMTIVNLPLPDQKELKNLIKKIAINTNSNLEEQDLNELSLASSGLTEIKVMQVTAKALAQRGKISKEDIKDIIEEKKQVIARSEILEFFEAKSSQDDIGGLNVLKVWLNQRYRAFSKEARDYGLPIPKGVLLVGAQGTGKSLTAKSISKSWSMPLLRLDVGRLFSSLVGSSEARTRETISRAEAMSPCILWIDEIDKGFGGDARSDGGTSQRVLASLLTWMAEKESAVFVVATANAIDKLPAELLRKGRFDEIFFLDLPNSKERLSILDLHLKKRRPSYSFPLSTIIDRTDGFSGAELEQAVIEGMHISFSENRELMEKDLIKAVSELVPLSRTAKEQIDFLKEWSSTGRARSAS; encoded by the coding sequence ATGAATTCTTGGTGTAGAAATTTAGAATTACTCATAAAATCAAGAACTTCAATAATATGGATCAGAACTAAAGAAGAGGAAAGATTAGAAAAACTGGTTGATTTATCTTGTGAAAGATTAAATATAAAAAGATTCGTTCGCTGGGATTGTGTTAGCGGTATAAAAGGATTAATAAATGAAGAAGGTAAATTTTCTAATAATCCGTTAGGTGTGCTCAATTGGCTTAAAGAACAAAGTTCTGAAGTCTCTATAGTTTTATTATTAAAAGATTTCCACAAATTTTATGATGATCCATCTATCAATAGAACTATTAAAGAACTATCTTCAGCGCTTAAGAAAACTAGCCATAATTTAATTATTAGTTCTCATTTATTTCCATCATCAGAAGAGCTGGATGAATTAATGACAATTGTAAATCTACCTTTACCTGATCAAAAAGAATTGAAAAATCTAATAAAAAAAATTGCTATTAATACCAATTCAAATCTTGAGGAACAAGACTTAAACGAACTTTCTTTAGCCTCAAGTGGACTTACAGAAATAAAAGTAATGCAAGTCACTGCAAAGGCCCTTGCTCAAAGAGGAAAAATAAGTAAAGAAGATATTAAAGATATTATTGAAGAGAAAAAACAAGTTATAGCAAGAAGTGAAATTTTAGAATTTTTCGAAGCTAAATCAAGTCAAGATGATATTGGTGGTTTAAATGTTTTAAAAGTTTGGCTTAATCAAAGATACAGGGCCTTTTCTAAAGAAGCTAGAGATTACGGATTACCTATTCCCAAGGGAGTCTTACTCGTCGGAGCGCAAGGAACAGGAAAATCGCTTACCGCAAAATCAATTTCTAAGAGTTGGTCAATGCCGCTACTCAGGTTAGATGTTGGTAGACTGTTTTCTAGCCTCGTTGGTTCAAGCGAAGCAAGAACTAGAGAAACAATTTCAAGAGCTGAGGCAATGTCTCCGTGTATCCTATGGATCGATGAAATAGACAAAGGATTTGGTGGCGATGCTAGAAGCGATGGAGGAACAAGTCAGAGGGTTTTGGCGAGTTTGCTAACTTGGATGGCTGAAAAAGAATCCGCCGTGTTTGTTGTTGCTACCGCTAATGCTATAGATAAGCTTCCTGCTGAATTATTAAGGAAAGGTAGGTTTGATGAGATATTTTTTCTTGATTTGCCAAATTCCAAAGAAAGATTAAGTATTCTGGATTTGCATCTAAAAAAAAGAAGACCAAGTTACAGTTTTCCTCTATCTACCATCATCGATAGAACAGATGGATTCTCAGGGGCAGAACTTGAACAAGCAGTAATAGAGGGGATGCATATTTCATTCTCTGAAAATAGGGAGCTTATGGAGAAAGATTTAATAAAGGCAGTTTCTGAATTAGTTCCTTTATCAAGAACGGCTAAAGAGCAAATTGATTTCTTAAAAGAATGGTCATCTACAGGACGGGCCCGCTCTGCATCTTGA
- the serS gene encoding serine--tRNA ligase has product MLDQKLIRENPTFVEENLSLRGKVYKISHIHELTVKKKEIDIEISSLQSESKKLSKLIGQVIGKSQNNNSKELNDLKKKGNEYRIKISELEEKQRILDKEVDDEVYNLPNFPSKDAPIGKDESDNLQIKTWGDPLIKENIKSHWEIGESLNLFDFVKSTKISKSRFVTLIGNGARLERALINFMLDMHTKNGYLELMPPALVNSESLTGSGQLPKFSNESFKCFNDDLWLSPTAEVPLTAFHRNELIDPKKLPIKYVAYSPCFRREAGSYGRDTKGLIRLHQFNKVELYWFCDPSKSLEAHKKITSDAESILKKLNLPYRLVDICTGDLGFSSSRTFDLEVWLPSSKCYREISSCSNCLDFQARRSSIRSKIDKKNTYIHTLNGSGLAIGRTMAAILENGQQTDGSVKIPDALVPYFGSNFLKTA; this is encoded by the coding sequence GTGTTAGATCAAAAATTAATAAGAGAAAACCCAACATTTGTTGAAGAGAATTTATCCCTTAGAGGAAAGGTTTACAAGATATCTCATATACACGAATTAACTGTTAAGAAAAAAGAAATTGACATAGAAATATCCAGCCTCCAATCTGAGAGTAAAAAATTAAGCAAATTAATCGGTCAAGTTATTGGAAAATCCCAAAATAATAATTCAAAAGAATTAAATGACTTAAAAAAAAAGGGAAACGAATACAGAATTAAAATTTCTGAGCTCGAAGAGAAACAAAGAATATTAGACAAAGAAGTAGATGATGAGGTTTATAATTTGCCAAATTTTCCTAGCAAAGACGCGCCTATTGGGAAAGATGAAAGTGATAATTTACAAATAAAAACTTGGGGGGATCCTCTAATAAAAGAGAATATAAAATCACACTGGGAAATAGGAGAAAGTCTTAATCTTTTTGACTTTGTAAAATCAACAAAAATATCAAAAAGTCGTTTTGTCACTCTTATAGGCAATGGTGCCAGATTAGAGAGGGCATTAATTAATTTTATGCTCGATATGCATACTAAAAATGGTTACTTGGAGTTAATGCCGCCAGCTTTAGTAAATTCAGAAAGTCTTACCGGATCTGGTCAATTACCAAAATTTTCAAATGAAAGTTTTAAGTGTTTTAATGACGATTTATGGCTTTCTCCAACGGCTGAAGTTCCACTAACTGCTTTTCATAGAAACGAACTTATTGATCCCAAGAAGTTACCTATTAAGTATGTTGCATATAGCCCATGTTTTAGGAGAGAGGCTGGCAGTTATGGAAGGGATACTAAAGGTTTAATAAGACTTCATCAATTTAATAAGGTTGAACTCTATTGGTTTTGTGATCCAAGTAAATCTTTAGAAGCTCATAAAAAGATTACTTCTGATGCAGAAAGCATTTTAAAAAAGCTTAACTTACCTTACAGATTAGTTGATATTTGTACTGGAGACTTGGGCTTTTCTTCAAGTAGAACTTTTGATCTTGAAGTTTGGCTTCCCAGTAGTAAATGTTATAGAGAAATTTCAAGTTGCAGTAATTGTCTTGACTTTCAAGCACGTAGATCATCAATAAGATCAAAGATTGATAAAAAAAATACATATATACATACATTAAATGGCAGTGGTCTTGCTATTGGAAGAACAATGGCAGCGATACTTGAGAATGGCCAACAAACAGATGGTAGCGTTAAGATTCCAGATGCTCTGGTTCCATATTTTGGATCAAATTTTTTAAAAACTGCTTAA
- the rseP gene encoding RIP metalloprotease RseP, translating into MNVLTSITVLGFLIFFHEMGHFLAAILQGIYVDGFSIGFGPSIIQKKFRDITYSFRAFPLGGFVSFPDEELNNIDPKDPNLLKNRPIIQRVIVISAGVFANLILAYSILIINVTTVGIPFDPEPGILVLATQPEKAASLAGLEPGDKILEIETSTLGVGDQAVSTLVKEIQNSSDEPISIKIERDGSFKDLTLVPKNIDGKGTIGAQLQPNIRKETKKTKNIYELFKYTNNEFSSLLVKTIQGYKGLITNFSSTAQQLSGPVKIVEIGAQLSEQGGTGILLFAALISINLAVLNSLPLPLLDGGQLVFTLIEGFRGKPVPVKVQMAVTQSSFFLLVGLSVLLIIRDTSQLLIVQRLLNQ; encoded by the coding sequence ATGAATGTTTTAACCTCAATAACAGTACTTGGATTCCTAATATTTTTTCATGAGATGGGTCATTTTCTTGCGGCCATTTTACAGGGAATATATGTTGATGGATTTTCAATCGGCTTTGGGCCCTCAATTATTCAAAAAAAATTTAGAGATATTACTTATTCATTCAGAGCCTTTCCTCTTGGAGGATTTGTATCCTTCCCTGATGAAGAACTAAATAATATTGACCCTAAAGATCCAAATCTTTTAAAAAATAGGCCAATAATTCAAAGAGTTATTGTAATTTCAGCTGGAGTATTTGCCAACTTGATACTTGCTTACTCAATCTTGATTATAAATGTAACTACTGTTGGTATTCCATTTGATCCAGAACCAGGCATTTTAGTTTTGGCTACTCAACCTGAGAAGGCTGCCTCTCTTGCTGGTTTAGAACCAGGAGATAAAATATTAGAAATCGAAACTAGTACTTTAGGGGTTGGGGATCAAGCCGTTTCCACTTTAGTAAAAGAAATTCAAAATTCATCAGACGAACCAATTTCAATAAAAATTGAAAGGGATGGGAGTTTCAAAGATTTAACTTTGGTACCAAAAAATATTGATGGGAAAGGAACAATAGGTGCTCAATTGCAACCGAATATAAGGAAAGAGACTAAAAAGACAAAAAACATTTACGAACTTTTTAAATACACTAATAATGAGTTCTCATCACTTTTAGTAAAAACAATTCAAGGCTATAAAGGTTTAATAACAAATTTCTCCTCAACAGCACAACAATTAAGTGGACCAGTAAAAATCGTTGAAATTGGTGCTCAACTTTCAGAACAAGGAGGTACAGGGATATTATTATTTGCGGCTTTAATCTCTATTAATTTAGCAGTTCTCAATTCATTACCTTTACCACTACTAGATGGTGGACAACTTGTTTTCACCTTAATTGAAGGATTTAGAGGTAAACCTGTCCCAGTTAAAGTACAAATGGCTGTTACTCAATCAAGTTTTTTTCTTTTAGTTGGACTAAGTGTTCTGCTTATTATTAGGGATACAAGTCAACTTCTAATCGTACAAAGATTGTTAAACCAATAA
- the rpsN gene encoding 30S ribosomal protein S14 has protein sequence MAKKSMIAREVKRKKLVKKYAAKRKSLLDEFNAAKDPMERLEIHRKIQGLPRNSAPNRVRNRCWATGKPRGVYRDFGLCRNQLRQRAHNGELPGLVKSSW, from the coding sequence ATGGCAAAAAAGTCCATGATTGCGAGAGAGGTTAAACGCAAGAAGCTTGTGAAAAAATATGCTGCCAAAAGGAAATCATTATTAGATGAATTTAATGCTGCAAAAGATCCAATGGAAAGATTAGAAATACATAGAAAGATTCAAGGTCTTCCAAGAAACTCTGCACCTAATAGAGTTAGGAATAGATGTTGGGCCACTGGAAAACCAAGAGGTGTTTATAGAGATTTTGGTCTTTGCAGGAATCAGTTGAGACAAAGAGCTCACAATGGAGAACTCCCTGGATTAGTTAAATCAAGTTGGTAG
- a CDS encoding polyribonucleotide nucleotidyltransferase — protein sequence MEGQNKSITFDGREIRLTTGLYAPQANGSVMIECGDTSLLVTATKTTKKEVSDFLPLICDYEEKLYAAGRIPGGFMRREGRPPERATLISRLIDRPMRPLFPSWMRDEIQIVASCLSLDERVPADILAVTGASIATLLGEIPFYGPMAAVRVGLIGDDFILNPSYREIEKGDLDIVVAGSKEGIVMIEAGANQLSEQDTIEAIDFGYEAVSELIKSQEDLLKDLGIKQVKPSEPEEDKTLPSFLEKNCTKPIELVLKKFDLSKEERDLELEKIKVETQGKIESLKDDNQLKVLLSENDKLLSSDFKKLTKKLMRSQIINDGKRVDGRDLDEVRKISASAGILPKRVHGSALFQRGLTQVLSTTTLGTPSDAQEMDDLNPSTEKTYLHHYNFPPYSVGETRPMRTPGRREIGHGALAERAIIPVLPGKETFPYVLRVVSEVLSSNGSTSMGSVCGSTLSLLDAGVPLKAPVSGTAMGLIKEGKEVRILTDIQGIEDFLGDMDFKVAGTDKGITALQMDMKITGLPVSIISDAIKKARPARLHILEKMQEAIEKPQETLSPHAPRLLSFRIDPELIGTVIGPGGRTIKGITERTNTKIDIEDGGIVTIASHDGAAAEEAQKIIEGLTRKVHEGEIFPGVVTRIIPIGAFVEILPGKEGMVHISQLSEARVERVEDVVRQGDEVTVRVREIDSRGRINLTLRGVGQNGGMSYPEPTPTPVAPLS from the coding sequence GTGGAAGGACAAAATAAGTCGATCACGTTTGACGGACGAGAGATACGACTAACAACAGGACTATATGCTCCTCAAGCAAATGGATCAGTAATGATTGAATGTGGAGACACATCTTTATTAGTTACAGCAACAAAAACTACAAAAAAAGAAGTTTCAGACTTTCTCCCTCTAATATGCGATTATGAGGAAAAATTATATGCTGCGGGGAGAATTCCAGGCGGTTTCATGAGAAGAGAGGGCCGCCCTCCAGAAAGAGCAACTTTAATTTCAAGATTGATTGATAGGCCTATGAGACCACTTTTCCCCTCTTGGATGAGAGACGAGATACAGATAGTGGCTTCCTGCCTTTCTCTTGATGAGAGAGTACCTGCAGACATTCTCGCTGTTACAGGTGCTTCAATAGCAACCTTGCTCGGAGAGATACCATTTTACGGGCCAATGGCTGCAGTAAGAGTTGGGCTAATAGGAGACGACTTTATACTAAATCCAAGCTATAGAGAGATAGAAAAAGGAGATTTAGATATTGTTGTTGCAGGCTCAAAAGAAGGAATTGTGATGATTGAGGCAGGTGCTAACCAATTATCAGAACAAGATACTATAGAGGCAATAGATTTTGGATATGAGGCTGTATCAGAACTTATTAAATCTCAAGAAGATTTACTAAAAGATTTAGGAATAAAGCAGGTTAAGCCATCCGAACCTGAAGAAGATAAAACATTGCCTTCTTTTTTAGAGAAAAATTGTACAAAACCTATTGAGTTAGTTTTAAAGAAATTTGATCTTTCAAAAGAGGAGAGAGATCTTGAACTCGAAAAAATAAAAGTTGAGACTCAAGGTAAAATTGAATCCTTGAAAGATGATAATCAACTAAAAGTTCTTCTTTCGGAGAATGATAAGTTATTAAGTTCCGACTTTAAAAAACTTACAAAGAAATTAATGAGGTCGCAAATTATTAATGATGGTAAGAGAGTTGATGGAAGAGATCTAGATGAAGTTAGAAAAATTTCAGCTTCTGCAGGTATTCTTCCAAAAAGAGTTCATGGTTCTGCATTATTTCAAAGAGGTTTGACTCAAGTTTTATCAACAACCACATTAGGGACTCCTAGTGATGCTCAAGAAATGGACGACCTGAATCCAAGCACTGAAAAAACTTATCTACATCACTATAACTTTCCTCCTTATTCAGTAGGAGAAACAAGACCAATGAGGACACCTGGCAGAAGAGAAATAGGTCATGGAGCATTAGCTGAGAGGGCAATAATTCCTGTATTGCCTGGCAAAGAGACATTTCCATACGTGCTTAGGGTAGTAAGTGAGGTCTTAAGCTCTAATGGATCAACCTCAATGGGATCAGTATGCGGCAGCACATTATCACTATTAGATGCTGGAGTACCACTAAAGGCGCCAGTTAGCGGAACTGCAATGGGTTTAATTAAAGAAGGAAAGGAAGTTAGAATTCTTACCGATATCCAGGGAATTGAAGATTTTCTAGGAGACATGGACTTTAAAGTTGCAGGTACTGATAAAGGAATAACTGCTTTACAAATGGATATGAAAATTACAGGTTTACCAGTTTCTATTATTTCTGATGCAATTAAAAAAGCTCGGCCTGCAAGATTACATATTTTAGAAAAGATGCAAGAAGCTATTGAAAAACCACAAGAAACGTTATCTCCTCATGCACCAAGGCTGTTAAGTTTTAGAATTGACCCAGAACTTATTGGAACTGTAATTGGCCCTGGTGGAAGAACTATTAAAGGGATAACAGAAAGAACAAACACAAAAATAGATATTGAAGATGGAGGAATTGTTACTATTGCGTCGCATGATGGAGCTGCCGCAGAGGAAGCACAGAAGATTATAGAGGGATTAACTAGAAAGGTTCATGAAGGAGAAATTTTCCCTGGGGTCGTAACCCGAATTATTCCAATAGGAGCATTTGTAGAAATACTACCCGGCAAGGAAGGTATGGTTCATATATCCCAATTATCTGAAGCCAGAGTTGAGAGGGTTGAAGATGTTGTTAGGCAAGGAGATGAAGTAACTGTTAGAGTTAGAGAAATTGATAGCAGAGGTAGGATAAATCTTACTTTAAGAGGAGTTGGTCAAAATGGTGGCATGTCTTATCCCG